Proteins encoded within one genomic window of Homo sapiens chromosome 21, GRCh38.p14 Primary Assembly:
- the KRTAP19-3 gene encoding keratin-associated protein 19-3, whose protein sequence is MSYYGSYYGGLGYGCGGFGGLGYGYGCGCGSFRRLGSGCGYGGYGYGSGFGGYGYGSGFGGYGYGCYRPSYYGGYGFSGFY, encoded by the coding sequence ATGAGCTACTACGGCAGCTACTATGGAGGCCTGGGCTATGGCTGTGGAGGCTTTGGTGGCCTGGGCTATGGCTATGGCTGTGGATGTGGCAGCTTCCGCAGACTGGGTTCTGGCTGTGGCTATGGAGGCTACGGATATGGCTCTGGCTTTGGAGGCTATGGATATGGCTCTGGCTTCGGAGGCTACGGATATGGCTGCTACCGCCCATCATACTATGGAGGATATGGATTCTCTGGATTCTATTAA